In Cryptomeria japonica chromosome 10, Sugi_1.0, whole genome shotgun sequence, a genomic segment contains:
- the LOC131034941 gene encoding G-type lectin S-receptor-like serine/threonine-protein kinase At2g19130, giving the protein MLEQHHLSTHPTDTGLLGMKMWKGMKLTSWKSSSDPARGLFSYGMDMSPGKTQMMMLYNNTVPYLSSGEWAGDFFADEPVMEGSKKLQASCVRLSPSRIYISSFINPIDHILTGRFLLAENGGFEFYYLMDDGGWSLRWSTYRGECSDYEICGSYGLCNANDVHSCVQGFTPKNGSEGWWSSGCARRMPLYCSVIEAFALAISDRPVCRLSFGDLFGNRISSEGQSVFIRLAASEFRHSTSERRIKASALAILLTAAASFIAVSALLLAAFFLWKRRRLLKKNVEEEVPMSLKKFTYKELRTATDNFKHKLGSGTFGSVFKGTLPDSPLVAVKRLEGSTQAKKQFRAEIITTGRIQHVNLVRLWGFCVEHSRRLLVYAYMPNGSLNSFLFSQLEDAENVLDWKTRFEIAVGTARGLVYLHEEWRDRIIHCDIKPENILLDGDFSPKVGDFGLAKLVGRDFSRILTTTRGTRGYLAPEWISGLPITPKADV; this is encoded by the exons atgctagagcagcatcacttgTCAACACATCCGACAGATACAGGGTTGCTTGGCATGAAGATGTGGAAAGGTATGAAGCTAACTTCCTGGAAAAGTTCTTCAGATCCTGCAAGGGGGCTCTTTTCTTACGGAATGGACATGTCTCCAGGAAAGACGCAGATGATGATGTTATATAACAACACTGTTCCATATCTGTCCAGTGGAGAATGGGCTGGGGATTTTTTCGCTGACGAGCCCGTAATGGAAGGTTCGAAGAAACTTCAAGCGTCCTGTGTGAGGCTTTCTCCTTCAAGAATATACATTAGCTCTTTTATTAACCCGATAGATCATATCCTCACGGGACGGTTCCTGTTAGCTGAGAATGGCGGATTTGAATTTTACTACTTGATGGATGATGGTGGATGGAGTCTGAGGTGGTCGACATACCGAGGTGAATGCAGTGACTATGAAATCTGCGGGTCGTATGGACTGTGCAACGCGAATGATGTGCATAGTTGTGTCCAGGGCTTCACGCCCAAGAACGGCTCTGAAGGGTGGTGGTCAAGCGGGTGCGCACGGCGAATGCCCCTGTATTGCTCTGTCATAGAGG CCTTTGCTCTCGCTATTTCTGATCGACCCGTTTGTAGATTGTCGTTTGGAGATCTATTCGGAAATCGCATTTCATCGGAGGGCCAATCTGTTTTCATTAGACTGGCTGCTTCTGAGTTTCGGCACTCCACATCGGAGCGAAGGATCAAAGCCTCTGCACTTGCTATTTTACTTACTGCTGCCGCATCCTTTATTGCTGTTTCAGCTCTGCTGTTGGCTGCATTTTTCCTGTGGAAGCGTCGACGACTGTTGAAGAAGAACGTGGAAGAGGAGGTGCCAATGTCGCTCAAAAAGTTCACTTACAAAGAGCTGCGAACTGCAACAGATAATTTCAAGCATAAGTTGGGTAGCGGAACATTCGGCTCTGTGTTCAAAGGAACCCTGCCAGACAGCCCGCTTGTTGCGGTTAAAAGATTAGAGGGTTCCACGCAAGCAAAGAAACAATTCCGTGCAGAAATAATCACTACCGGCAGAATACAGCATGTGAATTTGGTCAGGCTGTGGGGATTCTGCGTAGAGCATTCACGAAGGTTACTGGTGTACGCCTACATGCCCAACGGCTCCCTAAACTCCTTCCTCTTCTCTCAGTTGGAAGACGCAGAGAACGTGTTGGACTGGAAGACTCGGTTTGAGATCGCAGTGGGCACTGCAAGAGGATTAGTTTATCTGCATGAGGAATGGAGGGATCGCATCATTCACTGCGATATCAAGCCTGAAAACATTCTTCTGGATGGCGACTTCAGCCCCAAGGTGGGAGATTTTGGGCTAGCGAAGCTGGTAGGTAGAGATTTCAGCCGCATCCTGACGACCACAAGAGGAACTCGTGGGTACTTGGCTCCCGAGTGGATCTCCGGCCTTCCTATCACTCCCAAGGCGGACGTATAG